The following coding sequences are from one Leptolyngbya sp. NIES-3755 window:
- a CDS encoding hypothetical protein (similar to AA sequence:cyanobase_aa:AM1_5910): MPLFRPVFFPPNPVWNRTWNPSPQPKQQPSGRLQKARLLLSPNEAARLGVRGAASGNAGSIVFQYNPTELKFDHSLETKAEGRTYTGLRKTSFAGPNPTKLTISNITFDTFEQGISVKTRYIDPLLKSMRLSSGIPTGYMMRTPVRRPPIYTFCWGQNRYLRCFVKQIDYKYTLFLPNGTPVRAVANLSLEEATQFVKAKK; the protein is encoded by the coding sequence ATGCCACTTTTTCGACCTGTTTTCTTTCCCCCCAATCCTGTTTGGAATCGAACTTGGAATCCATCGCCTCAACCTAAGCAGCAACCCTCTGGGAGATTGCAGAAAGCGAGATTGTTGCTCTCTCCGAATGAAGCCGCGAGACTTGGGGTTCGAGGTGCAGCATCGGGCAACGCGGGATCGATCGTGTTTCAATACAATCCAACTGAACTGAAGTTCGATCACAGTCTCGAAACGAAAGCCGAAGGTCGTACCTATACAGGTTTGCGTAAAACCAGTTTTGCTGGACCGAATCCGACAAAGCTGACGATTAGTAACATCACGTTTGACACCTTTGAGCAAGGAATTAGTGTAAAGACGCGCTACATTGATCCATTGCTCAAATCGATGAGACTGAGTTCTGGAATCCCTACTGGATACATGATGAGAACTCCTGTTAGACGACCCCCTATCTATACGTTCTGCTGGGGTCAAAATCGTTATCTACGCTGCTTTGTGAAACAGATTGACTATAAATATACTTTGTTTCTTCCAAATGGCACTCCGGTGAGAGCAGTCGCAAATTTGTCTTTGGAAGAAGCAACGCAATTTGTGAAAGCGAAAAAGTAA